The Tautonia plasticadhaerens nucleotide sequence GGCCGGGTCCGTCCCCCCTTAGTCTCTTCGGAGGGGGGGCGGGGACGGCGACAGGGCGACCGACGGGATCGGTCTTCCTGGCGGGATCGACGTGTTCCCGAGATGCAACGCCGGTGCGGTGAACCGGCCCCGGGCGAGGGGCGTACTGCCGGGATGACGCGGCGGCCGTCGCCGCGATCCCCGGCCCTGGAGCCCCTCGCCATGCTCGCCGCACCGCCCTACGCCCGACTCGGCCGCCTGGTCGCCTCGCCAGACGTGATGGCGACCATCCCCCGGGGGACCCTCAGTCGGGCCATCCGGTCCCACGCCTACGCAGGGGCCGCGGAAGACGGACACTTCCAGACCCGTCACGGATGGGAATGCGTCGTATTCTTCCTGAGGACCGACGCCGATCGGGAGGAGACGCGGATCTGGATGGCCGGCGAGTGACCGGCCGGATCGGATCGGCTCCCCGCCCATCCCCGGCCGGCGGGCCGTGACCCCGGGACGACGCGACTCACGGGCCCATGACGATCAGCGCGTCAGGGCCGGTTCCGGGCGCTCCTCGGCGGCCGTCGGCCGCTCGGCCGGGGCCCTGCGGAACAGCTGGCTGAGGTCGTCCAGGTAGGAGTAGATGACCGGGACGGCCAGCAGCGTCAGCAGCAGCGACATCATCTGCCCGCCCACCGTCAGCACGGCGATCGACCGGCGTTCCTCGGCCCCGGGGCCGGTGGCGATGAGCAGCGGCATCAGGCCGGCCACGAAGGCGATGGTCGTCATCAGGATCGGCCGGAGCCGGTCGCGGTTGGCCCGGATGATCGCCTCGTGCCGGCCCATGCCCCCGGCCCGGAGCACGTTCATGTGGTCGACCTGGAGGATCGCCGCCTTCTTCACCACGCCGAAGAGCACGAGGATGCCGAGCGCCGAGTAGACGTTCAGCGTCTCGCCCCCCCACGCCAGGCTGATCAGGCCGAACGGGATGGCCAGGGGCAGCGAGAGGAGGATCGTGAAGGGGTGGATCAGGTGCTCGTATTGCGCAGCGAGCACGATGTACATGAAGACGAAGGAGAGGACGAAGGTCCATCGGAAGTCGTCGAAGGTCCGCTCCAGCTCCCGGCCGCCGCCGAGGACACGGGTCTCCATCTCGGGCGGGACGCCCATCTCGTCGGCCGCGGCCTGCAGCGCCTCGATCCGGCCGCCGAGCGAGTAGCCTGGGGCGATGTTGGCGCGGACGGCCACCATCCGCTGGCGGTCGAGGCGGTCGATCCGGGCGGCGGCGTCGCCGATCCGGAAGGAGACGACGTTGTCGATCCGGGTCAGGACCGGGTCGGTGGGCATCTCCCGGGCGGCGGCGGCGACGCCCAGCAGGTCGATGCTGGGGTTGGCCCGGACGAAGAGCTGGGAGATCGACTGGACGTCCCCCCGGTCGACGCCGACCAGGCGGAGCTCGACGTCGTAGGCGTCGTCCACCGTCTCGTCCCGATACCGGGAGACGCGGTCGTCGCCGCCGACGGCGACGCGGAGCGTGTCGGCGATCTCCCGGACGTCGACGCCGAGCACGGCGGCCCGCTCCCGGTTGATGTCGACCAGAAGCTCCGGCTTGTCGAGCTGCAGGGTGGTGGTCAGGTCGACGATGCCGGGGATCTCCTCGGCCCTCGCCTTCAGGGCGTCGGCGAACGCGGCGAGGTCGAGCAGGTCCGGGCCGGTGATCGAGAAGTCGATGTCGACGGGGGCCCCCTGCCGCAGCGAGGTCAGGTTCCGCACCGAGAGCCGCACGCCGGGGAGCGACTTGAGCCGCTCCCGGAGCTCGACCATCTTCTCCTGCTGGCTGAAGTTCCCCCGGAACGCCTCGCCCGGGTCGCCCTCCAGGAGCCCCCGGAACAGCCTCCCGAGGGAGAAGGTCCTCGTCTCGATGTCGGCCAGCCTCACGAACATCTCGCCCCGATTGACCGTCCCCCGGCCGCCGACGGTGGTGAGCACCGTCGTCACGCCCGGCTCGTGGAGGAGGTAGTCCTCGGCGACCCGCATCGCCTCGTCGGTCGAGACGAGGCTGGCCCCCTCCTGGGTCTCGACCCGGATCTCGAACTCGGACTCGTCGACGTTCGTCGGGATGTAGTCCCGTTTCACGTACTTGTAGAGCGGGACGTTCGCCGCGATCACCAGCACCGAGACCAGCAGCACCAGCCACCGGAACCGCATCGCCAGGCCGAGCATCCCGAGGTAGCCCCGCTCGATCACCCCGTAGAAGCCGCCCCGGGAGGCGGCCTGGCCGGGGCCGGTGGCGCCGGGCCGGAGCATCTTGCTGCACATCATGGGCGTCAGGCTGAAGCTGACGAGCATCGAGACGAGGATTGCCACCGAGGCGGTGATGCCGAACTCGTAGAGCATCCGGCCCGTGACGCTGGAGAGGAACGAGACGGGCAGGAAGACGATGATCAGGGAGAGGGTGGTCGCCAGCACCGCCGGCCCGATCTCCCGGGTGCCCCGGATGGCCGCCTCGAAGGGGTCCATGCCCCGCTCCTCGATGCAGTGGAAGATGTTCTCGAGCACGACAATCGCGTCGTCGATCACCACCCCCACCATCAGCACCAGGGCGAGCATCGTCATGTTGTTCAGCGTGAAGCCGAACAGCTTCATGAAGGCGAAGGTCGCGACGATCGAGGCCGGGATGGCCACCGAGGCGATGATCGTCGACCTCCAGGACCTCATGAACGCCAGCACCGTCAGGCAGGCGAGGATGCTGCCGGAGACCAGGTGCGCCTCGATCTCGTGCAGGGCGGCGACGATGTAGCGCGACTGGTCCTGGATCAGCTCCAGCTTCACGTCCGGCGGCAGCAGGCCCCGGGCCCGCTCCATCCGCCGCTTGACCCCCTCGATCACGTGGACCGTGTTCTCGCCCGACTGCCGCTGGACCTGGATGATGACCGCGGGCTCGCCGTCGAGCCGGGCGGCCGTGCGGACCTCCTTCGTGTCGTCGATCACCGTCCCCAGGTCCCGGAGGCGGATCGGCCGGCCGTTGACGGTGGCGATGACCAGCTCGGGGAAGTCCTCGGCGTCGTCGACCCGGCCCAGGGTCCTCATCGCGCGCTCGCGGCGGCCCTCGTCGACGAGCCCGCCGGGGACCTCGGCGTTCTGTCGGGCGATGGCGTCCCGGACCTGGAGGATGGAGAGCTGGTGGGCGGCCAGGCTCGAGGCGTCGATCTCGACGCGGATGGCGCGCTCCTCGGCCCCGGAGATCGTCACCTCGCCGACGCCCGGGGCCGACTCGATGACGTTCTTCACCGCCCGGTCGGCCAGCAGGTACAGCTCCTTCGCGCTCCTGGGGCCCGAGACCGCCAGGGAGAGGATCGGTGAGGAGTCCAGGTCGCGCTTTTGCACGACGGGGGGGTCGATGTCGGGGGGCAGCAGGTTGAGCACCCCGGACACGGCGTCCCGGACGTCCTGCGCCCCGGCGTCGGAGTCGCGCGCCAGGTCGAAGGTGACGATCACGAACGACTGGCCGTCCCGGGAGATCGACCGCAGCTCGTCGATGCCCGCGACGGTGGCGATCGCGTCCTCGAGGACCTGGGAGACCTCGGACTCGACCTCGGTCGAGGCGGCGCCGGGGTAGGTCGTCCGCACGAAGACCGTCGGCA carries:
- a CDS encoding efflux RND transporter permease subunit — translated: MYWLAELCVRRPVFALMLILAFVVAGIAAFPSLGVDRFPNMDLPTVFVRTTYPGAASTEVESEVSQVLEDAIATVAGIDELRSISRDGQSFVIVTFDLARDSDAGAQDVRDAVSGVLNLLPPDIDPPVVQKRDLDSSPILSLAVSGPRSAKELYLLADRAVKNVIESAPGVGEVTISGAEERAIRVEIDASSLAAHQLSILQVRDAIARQNAEVPGGLVDEGRRERAMRTLGRVDDAEDFPELVIATVNGRPIRLRDLGTVIDDTKEVRTAARLDGEPAVIIQVQRQSGENTVHVIEGVKRRMERARGLLPPDVKLELIQDQSRYIVAALHEIEAHLVSGSILACLTVLAFMRSWRSTIIASVAIPASIVATFAFMKLFGFTLNNMTMLALVLMVGVVIDDAIVVLENIFHCIEERGMDPFEAAIRGTREIGPAVLATTLSLIIVFLPVSFLSSVTGRMLYEFGITASVAILVSMLVSFSLTPMMCSKMLRPGATGPGQAASRGGFYGVIERGYLGMLGLAMRFRWLVLLVSVLVIAANVPLYKYVKRDYIPTNVDESEFEIRVETQEGASLVSTDEAMRVAEDYLLHEPGVTTVLTTVGGRGTVNRGEMFVRLADIETRTFSLGRLFRGLLEGDPGEAFRGNFSQQEKMVELRERLKSLPGVRLSVRNLTSLRQGAPVDIDFSITGPDLLDLAAFADALKARAEEIPGIVDLTTTLQLDKPELLVDINRERAAVLGVDVREIADTLRVAVGGDDRVSRYRDETVDDAYDVELRLVGVDRGDVQSISQLFVRANPSIDLLGVAAAAREMPTDPVLTRIDNVVSFRIGDAAARIDRLDRQRMVAVRANIAPGYSLGGRIEALQAAADEMGVPPEMETRVLGGGRELERTFDDFRWTFVLSFVFMYIVLAAQYEHLIHPFTILLSLPLAIPFGLISLAWGGETLNVYSALGILVLFGVVKKAAILQVDHMNVLRAGGMGRHEAIIRANRDRLRPILMTTIAFVAGLMPLLIATGPGAEERRSIAVLTVGGQMMSLLLTLLAVPVIYSYLDDLSQLFRRAPAERPTAAEERPEPALTR